One Cedecea neteri DNA segment encodes these proteins:
- a CDS encoding Rrf2 family transcriptional regulator, translating into MKINNSFSATLHILLHLEQMDKPLTSEQMAAFIDGNPAFIRKVLAGLRENNIVCSTKGHHGGWRLCRPASEVTLLDIYLALGSPGLFALGNRNENPQCLVEQGVNRVMSETFTAAEELVLARFKSLTLQDIGSEFIRYFNEKGNEE; encoded by the coding sequence ATGAAAATAAATAACTCCTTCTCAGCAACTTTGCACATCCTGCTTCATCTGGAGCAGATGGACAAACCGCTCACATCGGAACAAATGGCCGCCTTTATCGACGGCAATCCGGCGTTTATTCGTAAAGTGCTCGCCGGTCTGCGCGAGAACAACATCGTCTGTTCAACCAAAGGCCATCACGGCGGCTGGAGGCTCTGCCGCCCGGCCAGCGAAGTGACGCTGCTGGATATTTATCTGGCCCTGGGATCGCCGGGTCTGTTTGCGCTAGGTAACCGTAATGAAAACCCGCAATGCCTGGTGGAGCAGGGAGTCAATCGCGTGATGTCCGAGACGTTTACCGCCGCTGAAGAGCTGGTACTGGCGCGATTTAAAAGCCTGACATTGCAAGATATCGGGAGCGAATTTATTCGCTATTTCAATGAAAAGGGGAACGAGGAATGA
- the ppiC gene encoding peptidylprolyl isomerase PpiC — protein MAKTAAALHILVKEEKLAQDLLEQLKNGGDFEKLAKKHSTCPSGKKGGHLGEFRQGQMVPAFDKVVFSCPLLEPYGPLHTQFGYHIIKVLYRN, from the coding sequence ATGGCAAAAACCGCAGCAGCACTGCATATCCTTGTAAAGGAAGAAAAACTGGCTCAGGACCTTCTGGAGCAGCTTAAAAACGGCGGCGACTTCGAGAAACTGGCGAAGAAGCACTCTACCTGCCCGTCCGGCAAAAAAGGCGGCCATTTAGGTGAATTCCGTCAGGGACAGATGGTTCCTGCATTCGATAAAGTGGTCTTTTCCTGCCCACTGCTGGAGCCTTATGGCCCACTGCATACTCAGTTCGGCTACCACATCATCAAGGTACTGTACCGTAACTAA
- the rep gene encoding DNA helicase Rep — protein sequence MRLNPGQQQAVEFVTGPCLVLAGAGSGKTRVITNKIAHLIRESGYQARQIAAVTFTNKAAREMKERVSQTLGRKEARGLMISTFHTLGLEIIKREYAALGMKSNFSLFDDTDQTALLKELTEGLLENDKVLLQQLISTISNWKNGLLSPAQAAAQAKGERDRIFAHCYGLYDTHLKSCNVLDFDDLILLPTLLLQRNAEVRERWQNRIRYLLVDEYQDTNTSQYELVKLLVGARARFTVVGDDDQSIYSWRGANPQNLVLLSKDFPALQVIKLEQNYRSSRRILNAANILIANNPHVFEKRLFSELEHGAELKVVTANHEEHEAERVTGELIAHHFINKTNYKDYAILYRGNHQSRVFEKMLMQNRIPYRISGGTSFFSRPEIKDLLAYLRVLTNPDDDSAFLRIVNTPKREIGPATLQKLGEWAMQRNKGLFTASFDMGLSQTLSGRGLDALQRFTHWLRDVAALAEREPVAAVRDLIHGIDYESWLYETSPSPKAAEMRMKNVNQLFSWMTEMLEGNDLNEPMTLIQVVTRFTLRDMMERGESEEEADQVQLMTLHASKGLEFPYVYLVGMEEGILPHQSSIDEDNVDEERRLAYVGITRAQKELTFTLCRERRQYGELVRPEPSRFLLELPQDDLSWETERKVVSAEERMQKGQSNVANIREMLAKARKS from the coding sequence ATGCGTTTAAACCCTGGCCAACAACAAGCCGTCGAATTTGTCACCGGACCCTGCCTGGTTTTGGCCGGAGCTGGCTCGGGTAAAACGCGCGTTATCACCAATAAGATTGCGCATCTGATTCGCGAAAGTGGCTATCAGGCGCGCCAGATCGCAGCGGTAACCTTTACCAATAAGGCCGCCCGCGAAATGAAAGAGCGCGTTTCGCAGACGCTGGGGCGCAAAGAGGCTCGCGGGTTGATGATCTCGACTTTCCACACGCTGGGGCTGGAGATTATCAAGCGTGAATATGCTGCGTTGGGGATGAAATCTAATTTCTCGTTGTTTGACGATACCGATCAGACCGCACTGCTAAAAGAGCTAACTGAAGGCCTGTTAGAAAACGATAAGGTGCTGCTCCAACAGCTGATCTCGACGATTTCCAACTGGAAGAACGGCTTGTTGTCTCCGGCACAGGCCGCCGCGCAGGCGAAGGGCGAACGGGATCGTATTTTTGCCCATTGCTACGGCCTTTACGACACGCACCTGAAGTCCTGCAACGTGCTGGATTTTGACGATCTGATTTTGCTGCCAACGCTGCTGCTGCAGCGTAATGCAGAAGTTAGGGAGCGCTGGCAAAACCGTATTCGCTATCTGCTGGTGGACGAATACCAGGATACCAACACCAGCCAGTATGAGCTGGTGAAACTGCTGGTTGGCGCGCGGGCTCGCTTTACCGTTGTAGGTGACGATGACCAATCCATTTATTCGTGGCGTGGCGCGAATCCGCAGAACCTGGTTCTGCTGAGCAAAGATTTTCCGGCGCTGCAGGTGATCAAGCTTGAGCAGAACTACCGCTCGTCCCGCCGGATTTTGAATGCGGCCAATATTCTGATCGCTAACAATCCGCACGTTTTTGAGAAGCGGCTTTTCTCTGAACTTGAACACGGCGCAGAATTGAAGGTCGTGACGGCGAATCATGAAGAGCATGAGGCCGAACGCGTTACCGGCGAACTGATCGCCCACCACTTTATTAATAAAACTAACTATAAAGATTACGCGATTCTGTACCGCGGCAATCACCAGTCGCGGGTGTTCGAAAAGATGCTGATGCAAAACCGCATCCCGTATCGCATCTCCGGCGGCACTTCATTTTTCTCGCGTCCGGAGATTAAAGATCTGCTTGCCTACCTGCGGGTGCTGACGAACCCGGATGATGACAGTGCATTTCTACGTATTGTGAACACACCCAAACGTGAAATTGGCCCGGCAACGCTGCAAAAGCTTGGCGAGTGGGCGATGCAGCGCAATAAAGGCCTGTTCACCGCCAGCTTTGATATGGGACTAAGTCAGACGCTCAGCGGGCGCGGTCTTGATGCGTTGCAGCGTTTTACCCACTGGCTGCGGGACGTGGCTGCGCTTGCCGAGCGCGAACCGGTGGCTGCCGTGCGAGATCTTATCCACGGCATCGACTATGAAAGCTGGCTGTATGAAACCTCACCCAGCCCGAAAGCCGCCGAAATGCGGATGAAAAACGTTAACCAGCTTTTCAGCTGGATGACCGAGATGCTTGAAGGCAACGACCTGAATGAGCCGATGACGTTAATCCAGGTAGTAACGCGTTTTACCCTGCGCGACATGATGGAGCGTGGTGAAAGCGAAGAAGAGGCCGATCAGGTTCAGTTGATGACCCTGCATGCTTCTAAGGGCCTGGAATTCCCCTATGTCTATCTTGTCGGCATGGAAGAAGGGATCCTGCCGCATCAAAGCAGCATCGACGAAGATAACGTGGATGAAGAGCGCCGCCTGGCTTACGTGGGAATTACTCGGGCGCAAAAAGAGCTGACGTTTACGCTGTGCCGGGAACGCCGGCAGTATGGTGAGCTGGTGCGCCCTGAACCAAGCCGGTTTCTGCTGGAGCTGCCACAGGACGATTTAAGCTGGGAAACTGAGCGTAAAGTGGTTTCTGCCGAAGAGCGGATGCAAAAAGGACAAAGTAATGTGGCCAACATCCGTGAGATGCTGGCCAAAGCGCGTAAAAGCTAG
- the gppA gene encoding guanosine-5'-triphosphate,3'-diphosphate diphosphatase, which yields MLSTASLYAAIDLGSNSFHMLVVREVAGSIQTLTRIKRKVRLAAGLNSECVLSPEAMERGWQCLRLFAERLQDIPQNQIRVVATATLRLAVNADVFLQKAQEILGCPVQVIRGEEEARLIYQGVAHTTGGDDRRLVVDIGGASTELVTGTGAQTTSLFSLSMGCVTWLERFFSDRNLAQENFAAAEAAAAEVLSPVIAELKNHGWKICVGASGTVQALQEIMMAQGMDERITLAKLQQLKQRAIQCGRLEELEIEGLTLERALVFPSGLAILIAIFQQLDIECMTLAGGALREGLVYGMLHLAVDQEIRQRTLRNVQRRFMVDTSQAARVEQLAQNFASQIAEPWGLDPLSQQMLASSALLHEIGLSIDFKHAPQHAAYLVRNLDLPGYTPAQKKLLATLLLNQTNPVDLSSLHQQNAVPPRVAERLCRLLRLAIIFANRRRDDILPEIKLQADGETLHLALPDTWLACHPLGAELLEQEKLWQSYVHWPLSVN from the coding sequence ATGCTAAGCACCGCCTCACTCTATGCAGCAATTGATCTGGGTTCTAACAGTTTTCATATGTTGGTTGTGCGTGAGGTGGCAGGAAGCATACAAACCCTGACCCGCATTAAGCGAAAAGTCCGCCTCGCTGCTGGCCTCAACAGCGAGTGCGTTCTCTCTCCGGAAGCCATGGAACGTGGCTGGCAATGCCTACGCTTATTTGCCGAACGCCTTCAGGATATCCCTCAGAATCAAATTCGCGTTGTGGCTACAGCCACGCTGCGTCTCGCCGTTAATGCCGATGTTTTTTTGCAAAAGGCGCAGGAAATCCTCGGCTGCCCGGTCCAGGTGATTCGCGGTGAAGAAGAAGCCCGCCTGATTTATCAGGGCGTTGCCCACACGACCGGGGGCGACGATCGCCGTCTGGTGGTTGATATCGGTGGCGCCAGTACCGAACTGGTAACGGGCACCGGGGCGCAGACAACCTCGTTATTCAGCCTCTCAATGGGCTGTGTCACGTGGCTGGAGCGTTTCTTTAGCGACAGAAATCTTGCTCAGGAGAACTTCGCGGCTGCAGAAGCGGCAGCTGCAGAAGTACTCAGCCCGGTCATTGCCGAGCTTAAAAACCACGGCTGGAAGATTTGTGTCGGCGCTTCAGGTACCGTGCAGGCGCTGCAGGAAATCATGATGGCGCAGGGAATGGACGAACGTATTACCCTGGCAAAACTGCAGCAGCTAAAGCAGCGAGCAATTCAGTGTGGCCGGCTGGAAGAGCTGGAAATTGAAGGACTCACGCTGGAGCGGGCGCTGGTTTTCCCGAGCGGCCTGGCCATTCTCATCGCTATCTTCCAACAGCTTGATATTGAATGCATGACGCTTGCCGGTGGCGCGCTGCGTGAAGGTTTGGTCTACGGGATGCTGCATCTTGCGGTTGACCAGGAGATTCGCCAGAGAACGCTGCGTAACGTCCAGCGCCGTTTTATGGTAGATACCAGCCAGGCGGCTCGCGTGGAGCAGCTTGCGCAGAATTTTGCTTCGCAAATCGCCGAGCCCTGGGGGCTGGATCCCCTCAGTCAGCAAATGTTGGCAAGCAGCGCTCTGCTGCATGAAATTGGCTTGAGCATCGATTTTAAACATGCCCCGCAGCATGCGGCCTATCTGGTGAGAAACCTGGATTTGCCGGGCTATACGCCCGCGCAGAAGAAATTGCTGGCAACGCTACTGCTTAATCAGACCAATCCTGTCGATCTCTCTTCGCTCCACCAGCAAAACGCTGTCCCGCCGCGCGTGGCGGAAAGACTCTGCCGCCTGTTACGCCTGGCGATTATTTTCGCCAACCGCCGCCGGGACGATATCCTGCCCGAGATTAAACTGCAGGCCGACGGCGAAACGCTGCATCTGGCATTGCCCGACACCTGGCTTGCCTGTCACCCTCTCGGTGCCGAGCTGCTGGAACAGGAAAAACTGTGGCAGAGCTACGTTCACTGGCCGCTCAGCGTCAATTAA
- the rhlB gene encoding ATP-dependent RNA helicase RhlB, producing the protein MSKTHLTEKKFSDFALHPKVIEALENKGFHNCTPIQALALPLTLANRDVAGQAQTGTGKTMAFLTSTFHYLLSHPVPENRQVNQPRALIMAPTRELAVQIHSDAEPLAQATGLKLGLAYGGDGYDKQLKVLESGVDILIGTTGRLIDYAKQNHINLGAIQVVVLDEADRMYDLGFIKDIRWLFRRMPPVTQRLNMLFSATLSYRVRELAFEQMNNAEYVEVEPEQRTGHRIKEELFYPSNEEKMRLLQTLLEEEWPDRAIIFANTKHRCEDIWGHLAADGHRVGLLTGDVAQKKRLRILEEFTRGDLDILVATDVAARGLHIPAVTHVFNYDLPDDCEDYVHRIGRTGRAGASGHSISLACEDYALNLSAIETYIGHAIPVSKYNAEALLNEFPPPKRLTRSRPGNGPRRGGAPRGNRRRAG; encoded by the coding sequence ATGAGCAAAACACATTTGACCGAAAAGAAGTTTTCCGACTTCGCCCTGCACCCTAAGGTGATTGAAGCCCTTGAAAATAAAGGGTTCCATAACTGCACCCCAATTCAGGCACTGGCACTTCCGCTGACTCTGGCGAATCGTGACGTTGCAGGGCAGGCGCAAACCGGTACAGGCAAAACGATGGCGTTTCTGACGTCCACGTTCCACTATTTACTTTCTCACCCGGTTCCAGAGAACCGTCAGGTGAATCAACCACGCGCCTTGATTATGGCGCCAACCCGCGAATTAGCGGTACAGATTCACTCTGATGCGGAACCGTTAGCTCAGGCGACTGGCCTGAAGCTTGGCCTTGCCTATGGTGGCGACGGCTATGACAAACAGCTGAAAGTGCTGGAAAGCGGCGTCGATATTTTGATCGGTACCACCGGCCGACTGATTGACTACGCCAAACAAAATCACATTAACCTGGGCGCGATTCAGGTTGTGGTCCTGGATGAAGCCGATCGCATGTACGATCTCGGCTTTATTAAAGATATTCGTTGGCTGTTCCGCCGCATGCCGCCGGTCACTCAGCGCCTGAATATGCTGTTCTCAGCCACACTTTCCTACCGCGTACGTGAACTGGCTTTCGAGCAGATGAACAACGCGGAATATGTGGAAGTTGAGCCCGAGCAGAGAACGGGTCACCGCATTAAAGAAGAGCTTTTCTATCCTTCTAACGAAGAGAAAATGCGTCTGCTGCAAACGCTGCTCGAAGAAGAATGGCCAGACCGCGCCATCATCTTCGCGAACACCAAACACCGCTGTGAAGATATCTGGGGCCATCTGGCCGCTGATGGTCATCGCGTTGGGCTGTTAACGGGTGATGTCGCACAGAAAAAACGCCTGCGCATCCTGGAAGAGTTTACCCGTGGCGATCTGGATATTCTGGTTGCAACTGACGTTGCGGCTCGTGGCCTGCATATTCCAGCCGTTACTCACGTCTTCAACTACGATTTGCCGGACGACTGCGAAGACTACGTCCACCGTATTGGTCGTACCGGTCGTGCCGGGGCAAGCGGTCATTCGATCAGCCTCGCATGCGAAGATTACGCCCTGAACCTGTCGGCAATCGAAACCTATATTGGCCACGCCATTCCGGTGAGCAAATATAACGCTGAAGCACTGTTAAATGAGTTCCCACCGCCAAAACGTCTGACCCGCAGCCGCCCAGGCAACGGTCCACGCCGCGGTGGCGCTCCTCGTGGTAATCGTCGTCGCGCAGGTTAA
- the trxA gene encoding thioredoxin TrxA, whose amino-acid sequence MSDKIIHLTDGSFDTDVLQAEGLILVDFWAEWCGPCKMIAPILDEIADEYQGKITVAKLNIDQNPGTAPKYGIRGIPTLLLFKNGEVAATKVGALSKGQLKEFLDANLA is encoded by the coding sequence ATGAGCGATAAAATTATTCACCTGACTGACGGCAGTTTCGACACGGACGTGCTTCAAGCTGAAGGGTTGATTCTGGTTGATTTCTGGGCAGAGTGGTGTGGTCCGTGTAAAATGATCGCCCCGATTCTCGACGAGATCGCTGATGAATATCAGGGCAAAATCACCGTAGCTAAGCTGAACATCGACCAGAACCCGGGTACGGCGCCGAAGTACGGCATCCGTGGTATCCCAACCCTGTTGCTGTTCAAAAATGGCGAAGTCGCTGCGACCAAAGTAGGCGCGCTGTCTAAAGGCCAGTTAAAAGAGTTCCTCGACGCTAATCTGGCATAA
- the rho gene encoding transcription termination factor Rho encodes MNLTELKNTPVSELITLGENMGLENQARMRKQDIIFSILKQHAKSGEDIFGDGVLEILQDGFGFLRSADSSYLAGPDDIYVSPSQIRRFNLRTGDTISGKIRPPKEGERYFALLKVNEVNYDKPENARSKILFENLTPLHANSRLRMERGNGSTEDLTARVLDLASPIGRGQRGLIVAPPKAGKTMLLQNIAQSIAYNHPDCVLMVLLIDERPEEVTEMQRLVKGEVVASTFDEPASRHVQVAEMVIEKAKRLVEHKKDVIILLDSITRLARAYNTVVPASGKVLTGGVDANALHRPKRFFGAARNVEEGGSLTIIATALIDTGSKMDEVIYEEFKGTGNMELHLSRKIAEKRVFPAIDYNRSGTRKEELLTTQEELQKMWILRKIIHPMGEIDAMEFLINKLAMTKTNDDFFDMMKRS; translated from the coding sequence ATGAATCTTACCGAATTAAAGAATACGCCGGTTTCTGAGCTGATTACTCTCGGCGAAAATATGGGGCTGGAAAACCAAGCCCGCATGCGCAAGCAGGACATCATTTTCTCCATCCTGAAGCAACACGCTAAGAGTGGCGAAGATATCTTTGGTGACGGTGTGCTGGAGATACTGCAGGATGGATTTGGTTTCCTCCGCTCCGCAGACAGCTCCTACCTCGCCGGTCCCGACGACATCTACGTTTCTCCCAGCCAAATCCGCCGTTTCAACCTCCGCACAGGGGATACCATCTCCGGTAAGATTCGTCCGCCAAAAGAAGGCGAACGCTACTTTGCGCTGCTGAAGGTTAACGAAGTTAACTACGATAAGCCGGAAAACGCCCGTAGCAAGATTCTGTTCGAAAACTTAACGCCTCTGCATGCAAACTCTCGTCTGCGTATGGAGCGTGGTAACGGTTCTACCGAAGACTTAACCGCTCGTGTACTGGATCTGGCATCACCAATTGGTCGCGGCCAGCGTGGCCTGATCGTGGCACCGCCAAAAGCCGGTAAAACCATGCTGCTGCAGAACATCGCGCAGAGCATTGCTTATAACCATCCTGACTGTGTACTGATGGTGCTGCTGATCGACGAACGTCCAGAGGAAGTGACCGAGATGCAGCGTCTGGTTAAAGGTGAGGTTGTTGCTTCTACCTTTGACGAACCGGCTTCTCGCCACGTTCAGGTTGCCGAAATGGTTATCGAGAAAGCGAAACGTCTGGTTGAACATAAGAAAGACGTTATTATTCTGCTCGATTCCATCACTCGTCTGGCGCGTGCCTATAACACCGTTGTGCCAGCATCCGGTAAAGTTCTGACCGGTGGTGTGGACGCAAACGCCCTGCATCGTCCAAAACGTTTCTTCGGTGCTGCACGTAACGTGGAAGAGGGCGGTAGCCTGACTATTATCGCCACCGCGCTTATCGATACCGGCTCTAAAATGGATGAAGTCATCTACGAAGAGTTTAAAGGCACCGGTAACATGGAACTGCATCTGTCCCGTAAGATCGCTGAAAAACGCGTCTTCCCGGCCATCGATTACAACCGTTCCGGTACGCGTAAAGAAGAGCTGCTCACCACGCAGGAAGAGCTGCAGAAAATGTGGATCTTGCGCAAAATCATTCACCCGATGGGCGAAATTGATGCGATGGAGTTCCTCATCAACAAGTTGGCGATGACCAAAACCAACGATGACTTCTTCGACATGATGAAGCGCTCGTAA